The sequence below is a genomic window from Pseudomonas cremoricolorata.
GCGCCACATTGGGCCTGGGGATGCTCAGGCTGACCGAGGTCACCTGCTTGAGATCGACCTGACCGACGCTGCTGGTCAGCAGCACGCGCTGGCCTTGGTACGTCCACGGCATCGGCGGCCCGGCGCGCATGCCCTGGCTCAGCGGCGAACGGGCGGTCAGCGGCAGCATGACGGTCTGCGCCGGCCCGGCCGGAAGGTCGATGCGGCTGGTGAGGGTCTGGCCAGCGCTGTCCTGCACCACTACGTCGACGCTCAGCGCCCAGTCCATGCCGCTTTGCAGGCGCAGGGTGAGGAACTGCCCGGCCGACCAGTCCCAACTGCCGGCCTGCGGTGTCAGGCGCAAGGTCGGCCGCTCGGCCGGATTGAACACCACCCGCCTGAGCACTTCGCCCTGGGCCGTCTGCTCGGCGTTGTACTGCGGCAGGCCCGCGTCCTGGGTGACCACGTTGATCACCGAGGTGGGGCGGACGAAGCTGAACAGCGTCTGCTGCCCGGCCCACGCGGGCGAGCTGAGCAACAGGCTGAGTACGGCAGGCAGGCTGCGACGAATCATAGGGCGGTAACACTCCTTCAGAGCCCGACAGGGCTCACGACCGAATAGGAGACAACGGGCCGGCGCATCGTGCGCCGGCGATCAGGCAATTTCCCGCCGGAAGGGCGGAAGTGCATTGAGGATAGCCTTGCCGTAGCGCTGGGTGACCAGACGCCGGTCGAGCAAGGTGATGACGCCGCGGTCCTGTTCGGTGCGCAGCAGACGGCCGCAGGCCTGGATCAGACGCAACGAAGCGTCGGGCACGGCGATTTCCATGAACGGATTGCCGCCACGGGCTTCGATCCATTCGGCCAGCGCCGCTTCCACCGGATCGTCCGGCACGGCGAAAGGGATCTTGGCGATGACCACGTGCTCGCAATAGGCACCGGGCAGGTCAACCCCTTCGGCGAAGCTGGCCAGGCCGAACAGCACGCTGTGCTGGCCATCGTCGACTCGCGCCTTGTGCTTGTTGAGGGTTTCCTGCTTAGACAGATTGCCTTGGATCAGCACCAGCTTGCGCCAGTCGCGGTCCAGGCCATCGAACACGTCCTGCATCTGTTTACGCGAGGAAAACAGCACCAGGGCGCCGCGGGCGTCTTCGACCATGGCCGGCAGCTCGCGGATGATCGCTGCGGTGTGCGCCACCGCATCGCGCGGGTCGGCGCGCAGGTCGGGCACCCGCAGCACGCCGGCATCGCCGTGCACGAACGGGCTGGGTACGACGCAGGTCACGGCATCGCGTGGCAGTCCGGAACGCATGCGCAGGCGGTCGAACTTGCCCAGCGCCGTGAGCGTGGCGGAAGTCACCAGCGCGCCGTAGGCAACTTTCCACAGGTTGCGCCGCAGCATCTCGGCGGCGAGGATCGGGCTGGCGTTGACCTCGATGTCGAACAGCGCGCCGCTTTCGGCCAGCGACAGCCAGCGCGCCATCGGCGGGCTGTCCTCAGGGTCTTCGGCGGTGAAGGCGGTCCACAGCTCCCAGTTGCCCTGGGCGCGGGTCACCAGGCTGCCGAACAGCGGGTACCACTCTTCGGCCTGGTGGCTGGCGATGCCGATGTTGACCTCACCATCCATGCCTTCCTTGAGCAGGTCGGCCAGGCGCGTGAACAGGTCATTGAGGCGGGCAAAGCCTTTCTTCAACTCGATGCCGATCTCGCGGAGCTGCTCGGGGATCACCCCACCCTCGAAGCGATAGCGCGGACGGTCACGGCCTTCGTTGTCTTCACTGGGACGAAAGTCGGCGACCTGCTCGCAGAGGGTGAACATGAACTGCTGCTGGGTACGAATTTCCCGGGCCAGCTCAGGCACTTGCTCGATCAGCTTGCCCAAGTCACCGGGCAGCGGGTGCTGGGCCAGCAGCTTGGTGAGGTTCTTGGCGGTCTGCTCGAGCCAGTCGGCGGTCGAGCGCAGGCGTGAGAAATGGGCGAAGTGGCCGATGGCCTTGTCGGGCAGGTGATGGCCTTCGTCGAACACGTACATGGTGTCGCGTGGGTCAGGCAGCACCGCCCCGCCACCCAGGGCGAGGTCAGCCAGAACCATGTCGTGGTTGGTGACGATGACATCGACCTTGCCCATG
It includes:
- the dinG gene encoding ATP-dependent DNA helicase DinG; this translates as MISNELKATIQGAYTRFLEAKSLKPRYGQRLMIAEVAKVLGDIAVDDEGRRAGDPAVVAVEAGTGTGKTVAYSLAAIPAAKAAGKRLVIATATVALQEQIVFKDLPDLMRNSGLNFSFALAKGRGRYLCLSKLDVLLQEGQAQSSTAQLFEEEGFQIDVDERSQKLFNSMIEKLAGNRWDGDRDSWPEALEDQDWMRLTTDHSQCTGRHCPNFQQCVFYKAREGMGKVDVIVTNHDMVLADLALGGGAVLPDPRDTMYVFDEGHHLPDKAIGHFAHFSRLRSTADWLEQTAKNLTKLLAQHPLPGDLGKLIEQVPELAREIRTQQQFMFTLCEQVADFRPSEDNEGRDRPRYRFEGGVIPEQLREIGIELKKGFARLNDLFTRLADLLKEGMDGEVNIGIASHQAEEWYPLFGSLVTRAQGNWELWTAFTAEDPEDSPPMARWLSLAESGALFDIEVNASPILAAEMLRRNLWKVAYGALVTSATLTALGKFDRLRMRSGLPRDAVTCVVPSPFVHGDAGVLRVPDLRADPRDAVAHTAAIIRELPAMVEDARGALVLFSSRKQMQDVFDGLDRDWRKLVLIQGNLSKQETLNKHKARVDDGQHSVLFGLASFAEGVDLPGAYCEHVVIAKIPFAVPDDPVEAALAEWIEARGGNPFMEIAVPDASLRLIQACGRLLRTEQDRGVITLLDRRLVTQRYGKAILNALPPFRREIA